A section of the Ovis canadensis isolate MfBH-ARS-UI-01 breed Bighorn chromosome 1, ARS-UI_OviCan_v2, whole genome shotgun sequence genome encodes:
- the TIGIT gene encoding T-cell immunoreceptor with Ig and ITIM domains — protein MQWCLLLIWAQVLKQALLPASGAVTGRIVTMGNISAEEGGSVTLQCHLSSTTAKVTQVNWNLQDQVVAVHHASLGWHIEPAFRERVVPGSNLGLTLRSLTSNDTGRYTCIYHTYPDGIYKGALFLQVLRHSVAEYSAGFQIQLLGAAAAVLAVICIAVIAGATLARKKSLRIRSAEGDLGRGPSEPEACRPRVVSSPGSCVQADAGLCSDQGREDQAEAEPHEYFNVLSYRSLASFSFPTETG, from the exons ATGCAGTGGTGTCTCCTCCTGATCTGGGCCCAGGTGCTGAAGCAGGCGCTCCTCCCCGCATCAG GAGCTGTGACAGGCAGAATAGTAACAATGGGGAACATTTCTGCAGAGGAAGGTGGTTCTGTCACCTTACAATGTCACCTCTCCTCCACCACTGCCAAAGTGACCCAAGTCAACTGGAATCTGCAAGACCAAGTCGTGGCCGTCCATCATGCCAGCTTGGGGTGGCACATCGAGCCTGCCTTCAGGGAGCGAGTGGTGCCGGGCTCCAATCTGGGCCTCACCCTCCGGTCGCTGACCAGTAACGACACAGGACGGTACACCTGCATCTATCACACCTACCCCGACGGCATTTACAAAGGGGCGCTCTTTCTGCAAGTCCTGCGACACTCAG TGGCTGAGTACAGCGCTGGGTTCCAGATCCAATTGCTTGGAGCCGCGGCTGCAGTGCTGGCGGTCATCTGCATAGCAGTCATCGCAGGGGCCACGTTGGCCAGAAAG AAATCTCTCAGAATCCGTTCTGCGGAAGGTGACCTTGGGAGGGGGCCGTCTGAACCGGAGGCGTGCAGACCCAGGGTCGTGTCCTCCCCCGGCAGCTGTGTGCAGGCGGATGCCGGGCTGTGCAGTGACCAGGGCAGAGAGGACCAAGCTGAGGCCGAGCCGCACGAGTACTTCAACGTCCTGAGCTACAGAAGCCTGGCCAGCTTCAGCTTCCCCACTGAGACCGGTTAG